Proteins from a genomic interval of Sugiyamaella lignohabitans strain CBS 10342 chromosome C, complete sequence:
- the UGA2 gene encoding succinate-semialdehyde dehydrogenase (NAD(P)(+)) (Succinate semialdehyde dehydrogenase; involved in the utilization of gamma-aminobutyrate (GABA) as a nitrogen source; part of the 4-aminobutyrate and glutamate degradation pathways; localized to the cytoplasm; GO_component: GO:0005737 - cytoplasm [Evidence IDA] [PMID 14562095]; GO_function: GO:0016491 - oxidoreductase activity [Evidence IEA,IEA]; GO_function: GO:0016620 - oxidoreductase activity, acting on the aldehyde or oxo group of donors, NAD or NADP as acceptor [Evidence IEA]; GO_function: GO:0009013 - succinate-semialdehyde dehydrogenase [NAD(P)+] activity [Evidence IEA,IEA]; GO_function: GO:0009013 - succinate-semialdehyde dehydrogenase [NAD(P)+] activity [Evidence IMP,ISS] [PMID 11031268]; GO_function: GO:0009013 - succinate-semialdehyde dehydrogenase [NAD(P)+] activity [Evidence IMP] [PMID 3888627]; GO_process: GO:0034599 - cellular response to oxidative stress [Evidence IMP] [PMID 11031268]; GO_process: GO:0009450 - gamma-aminobutyric acid catabolic process [Evidence IEA,IEA]; GO_process: GO:0009450 - gamma-aminobutyric acid catabolic process [Evidence IEP,IMP,ISS] [PMID 11031268]; GO_process: GO:0009450 - gamma-aminobutyric acid catabolic process [Evidence IMP] [PMID 3888627]; GO_process: GO:0006540 - glutamate decarboxylation to succinate [Evidence IGI,IMP,ISS] [PMID 11031268]; GO_process: GO:0008152 - metabolic process [Evidence IEA]; GO_process: GO:0055114 - oxidation-reduction process [Evidence IEA,IEA]): MSQHFTKFLHYQTLGEFLEFVSSNGGAYINNAFGPSFGQDFEVIDPASGTEWVTLKGCSEADVGRAVAAASTCFESYRRIPARARARLILEWDRLIREYKSEIAHIITLETGKPFKEALGEVDYALTFSWWMAGEAERTHGSVIDGAAIASNRFLVVKKPIGVVGCLTAWNFPVALLVRKVATALAAGCTVVAKPSPETPVSALMIAMLAEHAGFPAGAFNVLPCDMKHTPEIGRAICEHRDVKKVSFTGSTAVGRLLASQCAPHLKKLTLELGGNGAFIIFDDANLPLAVNSLMQCKFRNSGQTCVSAQRVYVQCSIYNKVVEMLQSRIASDLVVGPGLNGNTNLGPLTTSRSVSKVESHIHDAVNRGAKIVVGGRVPDYTDPNGYFYEPTLLADVHEDMLISKEETFGPVLALYRFESEGEVIRRANNTDMGLTSYFFTENANRIWRVFEALECGNVGINTGMTTSAEAPFGGWHDSGYGKEAGLKYAIDEYLKVKSGTWQVDFDQNR, encoded by the coding sequence ATGTCTCAGCATTTCACGAAATTTCTCCACTACCAAACCCTCGGCGaatttcttgaatttgTCAGTTCAAATGGAGGTGCTTATATTAATAATGCATTTGGTCCTTCCTTTGGTCAGGATTTTGAAGTTATCGACCCTGCTTCAGGAACAGAATGGGTCACCTTAAAAGGGTGTAGCGAAGCAGATGTGGGTCGGGCagtagctgctgctagtacGTGTTTTGAATCGTATCGACGAATTCCCGCTAGGGCAAGAGCCAGGTTGATTTTGGAATGGGACAGACTTATACGGGAGTATAAATCAGAAATTGCCCATATCATAACCTTGGAGACTGGAAAGCCATTCAAAGAAGCTTTAGGTGAAGTAGATTATGCCCTCACGTTTTCCTGGTGGATGGCTGGTGAAGCAGAGAGAACCCATGGGTCGGTTATTGATGGAGCTGCTATTGCATCTAATAGATTCTTAGTTGTTAAGAAACCAATTGGTGTAGTAGGCTGTTTGACAGCTTGGAATTTCCCTGTTGCTCTTCTGGTACGGAAAGTAGCTACGGCACTGGCAGCTGGATGTACAGTTGTAGCCAAGCCCTCTCCGGAGACTCCAGTATCAGCTTTAATGATAGCAATGTTGGCTGAACATGCTGGATTCCCTGCTGGTGCCTTCAATGTGCTTCCTTGTGATATGAAGCATACTCCTGAAATTGGAAGAGCTATTTGTGAGCATCGCGACGTCAAAAAGGTATCATTCACTGGAAGTACTGCAGTGGGTAGACTTCTTGCTAGTCAGTGTGCACCACATTTGAAAAAGCTGACTTTGGAGTTGGGTGGAAATGGTGCTTTCATAatttttgatgatgctaATTTGCCTCTGGCAGTCAACTCTTTGATGCAATGCAAATTTAGGAATTCTGGCCAGACTTGTGTCTCGGCCCAGCGTGTCTATGTTCAATGTTCCATATACAACAAGGTAGTTGAAATGCTACAATCACGAATTGCATCTGACCTAGTTGTGGGACCCGGTTTAAACGGAAACACAAATCTTGGACCATTGACAACTTCCAGATCTGTATCGAAAGTTGAGAGCCACATTCATGACGCTGTCAATAGAGGTGCCAAGATTGTAGTTGGCGGCCGGGTTCCTGATTATACAGATCCCAATGGATACTTTTATGAGCCAACACTTCTAGCAGATGTTCATGAAGATATGCTTATCagtaaagaagaaacttTTGGACCAGTTCTTGCATTGTATAGGTTCGAAAGCGAGGGCGAAGTGATCAGACGGGCAAATAATACCGACATGGGACTGACTTCATATTTTTTCACTGAAAATGCCAACCGTATATGGAGAGTTTTTGAAGCGCTCGAATGTGGAAATGTTGGTATTAATACTGGGATGACTACTAGTGCTGAAGCTCCTTTTGGAGGTTGGCATGACAGTGGATATGGTAAAGAAGCTGGCCTCAAATATGCCATTGACGAATATCTAAAGGTGAAGTCAGGCACTTGGCAAGTTGATTTCGATCAAAATAGATAG
- a CDS encoding Pre-mRNA-splicing factor CWC21, with protein sequence MSYNGIGLKTARGSGTNGYIQKSSATERFSEGVYAHRQRQQARYERDQRIWASTNIADRYVDQGIIEHDRKRQVEVKCCELRDKLEEAGDIAEDEIEKQVSDLRKELHEKLKKDGQLDGSKLASTHEVAEAKAALNERLQTAINQASTKKVYGSSSRVRRGERGDDRSEPAGHRRDGRNGPDDRGHSKRSDRDDDRRAGHSRSQRGGERWGREGREKEWKADDYDDYKESRRSYDRRGRSRSQSRSRSPSRSPPASSGRGHSSRRARSRSPERRRWSRSPQRRSRRYESVSRSPPPRSRRRSNSPSKETRSKSPQN encoded by the coding sequence ATGTCATATAACGGTATTGGGCTAAAAACTGCCAGAGGCAGTGGTACTAATGGATACATCCAGAAAAGTTCTGCAACCGAACGGTTTTCAGAAGGTGTGTACGCTCATCGACAGCGACAACAGGCCAGATATGAAAGAGATCAGAGGATATGGGCCTCGACAAATATTGCTGATAGATACGTGGATCAGGGAATAATCGAGCATGATCGTAAAAGACAGGTTGAAGTCAAGTGCTGTGAACTGAGAGATAAGCTGGAAGAGGCTGGAGACATcgctgaagatgaaatcGAGAAACAAGTTTCTGATCTGAGGAAAGAGCTTCAtgaaaaactgaaaaaggATGGACAACTTGATGGGTCAAAATTGGCAAGTACTCATGAGGTTGCTGAAGCAAAGGCAGCTTTGAATGAGAGACTTCAGACAGCTATTAATCAAGCGAGTACAAAGAAAGTTTATGGTAGCAGCTCAAGGGTCAGAAGAGGCGAGCGTGGTGACGATAGGTCAGAGCCCGCAGGACATCGCCGAGATGGGCGAAATGGTCCTGATGATCGGGGTCATTCTAAGAGGTCTGATCGAGATGATGATAGACGTGCTGGACATTCTCGTAGTCAGAGAGGAGGTGAAAGGTGGGGTCGTGAGGGcagagaaaaagaatggAAGGCCGACGATTATGATGACTATAAAGAGTCACGACGTTCTTATGATCGTAGAGGTCGGTCTAGATCACAGTCGCGCTCAAGATCTCCATCTagatcaccaccagctaGCTCGGGTCGTGGTCATAGTAGTCGTAGAGCAAGATCAAGGTCACCTGAAAGACGCCGGTGGTCGCGCTCTCCTCAACGGCGTTCCAGAAGATATGAATCTGTGTCGCGATCTCCACCTCCACGTAGCCGACGACGTTCAAATTCTCCTTCAAAAGAAACGCGGTCTAAGAGTCCACAAAACTAA
- the CDC7 gene encoding serine/threonine protein kinase CDC7, with amino-acid sequence MFTFDANENLELGMEVEHWSISDIGSELGPESEAELPQKYVIDLQLARQKRSEMIRLAKLDQINEEYDDADSNNESDDSEAEESDQEENNSDNRALSESKGNESDNKINTQDERDASTNESRINQTHEEEGVNGSDDPSEDSDREMDVDEEADNVEDNDDYENDEEDESITQGNHGNAKEIGESDVDEQSVNEEDEQSDNNEESESEELIVEREVKVAQSAKQAEPTTPQRQPRSRPNHPVMINQQSNAFNHKNNNSSIVSSNRAYTANGNTKKTSKLANYYRYRTKDQEIKLEIESLEETFSSLIDHYFLLDKIGQGTFSSVYKGVDLQYRKVKNQWEEAYNNTMNYSNQTSKKVNIVAIKRIYVTSSPARIANEIEILKCLTSCPNIIPVITALRHRDQVLVVFPYFSHTDFRVFYSEVSISGIRRYMYQLLNGLNFVHENGIIHRDVKPTNFLYDAKRRRGVLVDFGLAEFLPKEDNAGCSCVTGGLDPSVYLNVVPQGGYKKDDPRHGRRANRAGTRGFRAPEVLLKCAAQDTKLDIWSAGVILLTLLSKRFPFFNSDDDAEALIEIATMFGCKKMQKCAFLHGSMFETDIPTIHDEGFSLSRIIEWCLGKKSSKSSNGADESRSSFSKDELEAIDLLEHMMELDYRKRYSASECLADPFFSGRM; translated from the coding sequence ATGTTTACGTTCGACGCTAACGAGAATTTAGAACTTGGGATGGAGGTTGAACACTGGTCTATATCTGATATTGGGTCCGAACTTGGCCCAGAATCTGAGGCTGAACTGCCTCAGAAGTATGTGATAGATTTACAACTGGCAAGGCAGAAAAGAAGCGAGATGATTCGACTAGCGAAACTTGATCAGATCAACGAAGAGTACGATGATGCAGATAGTAATAACGAAAGTGACGATAGTGAGGCCGAAGAAAGTGATCAAGAGGAAAATAATTCTGATAATAGAGCCCTGTCAGAATCAAAAGGTAATGAATCcgataataaaataaatacacAGGACGAACGAGACGCTTCGACAAACGAGTCTAGAATTAACCAAACTCATGAAGAGGAGGGTGTGAATGGAAGCGATGATCCCAGTGAAGACTCAGATCGTGAAATGGATGTCGATGAAGAGGCTGACAATGTTGAAGATAATGACGattatgaaaatgatgaagaggatgaaaGTATTACACAGGGTAATCATGGCAACGCAAAAGAAATTGGAGAAAGCGATGTGGATGAACAAAGTGTAAACGAAGAGGATGAGCAAAGTGATAATAATGAAGAGTCTGAATCAGAGGAATTGATTGTGGAACGAGAAGTAAAAGTCGCACAATCTGCGAAACAAGCTGAACCCACAACGCCGCAACGACAGCCACGATCAAGACCAAACCACCCTGTAATGATAAACCAACAATCAAATGCATTCAATCATAAAAACAATAACTCATCAATTGTATCATCAAACCGTGCATATACAGCTAACGGCAATACTAAAAAGACGTCTAAGCTAGCTAATTACTATCGATACCGCACTAAAGATCAGGAAATAAAGTTGGAAATCGAATCACTCGAAGAAACTTTCAGTAGTCTTATCGAtcattattttcttcttgacaaAATTGGCCAGGGCACATTTAGCTCAGTGTACAAAGGTGTGGATCTTCAATATCGCAAAGTGAAAAACCAATGGGAAGAGGCTTATAACAATACCATGAattattcaaatcaaacCAGCAAAAAGGTTAATATTGTGGCCATTAAAAGAATTTATGTCacttcttctccagcaAGAATAGCAAATGAGATCGAGATCCTGAAATGTCTTACCAGCTGTCCTAATATCATTCCTGTAATAACAGCGCTACGACATCGCGACCAAGTTCTAGTGGTATTTCCATATTTCTCTCACACAGACTTTAGGGTATTTTATAGTGAAGTCTCGATCAGCGGTATCAGAAGATATATGTACCAGCTACTGAACGGCCTCAACTTTGTGCATGAGAACGGAATAATTCATCGTGACGTAAAACCGACAAATTTCCTATATGATGCCAAACGTCGAAGAGGTGTACTCGTTGACTTTGGTCTTGCAGAATTTCTGCCGAAAGAGGATAATGCTGGCTGCTCGTGTGTAACAGGAGGGCTGGATCCTTCAGTTTATTTAAATGTGGTACCCCAAGGAGGATATAAAAAGGACGACCCCCGCCATGGACGGAGAGCAAACAGAGCTGGAACAAGAGGTTTTAGAGCACCAGAGGTTTTACTAAAGTGTGCTGCACAGGATACCAAGCTCGATATATGGTCGGCAGGTGTGATTCTATTAACTCTTCTATCAAAACGATTCCCATTTTTTAATTCTGATGACGATGCGGAGGCACTTATTGAGATTGCCACCATGTTCGGATGCAAAAAGATGCAAAAATGCGCTTTCTTACATGGATCAATGTTTGAAACCGATATCCCTACTATTCACGATGAAGGCTTCTCTCTTTCTCGCATCATAGAGTGGTGTCTCGGCAAGAAGAGTTCTAAATCGAGTAATGGTGCCGACGAAAGCCggtcttctttttccaaaGATGAACTGGAAGCTATTGACCTTCTGGAGCATATGATGGAATTAGACTACAGAAAACGATATTCAGCAAGCGAGTGTCTGGCAGATCCCTTTTTTTCTGGGAGGATGTAG
- the TKL1 gene encoding transketolase TKL1 (Transketolase; catalyzes conversion of xylulose-5-phosphate and ribose-5-phosphate to sedoheptulose-7-phosphate and glyceraldehyde-3-phosphate in the pentose phosphate pathway; needed for synthesis of aromatic amino acids; TKL1 has a paralog, TKL2, that arose from the whole genome duplication; GO_component: GO:0005737 - cytoplasm [Evidence ISS] [PMID 2843500]; GO_function: GO:0003824 - catalytic activity [Evidence IEA]; GO_function: GO:0046872 - metal ion binding [Evidence IEA]; GO_function: GO:0016740 - transferase activity [Evidence IEA]; GO_function: GO:0004802 - transketolase activity [Evidence IEA,IEA]; GO_function: GO:0004802 - transketolase activity [Evidence IMP,ISS] [PMID 8226984]; GO_process: GO:0008152 - metabolic process [Evidence IEA]; GO_process: GO:0006098 - pentose-phosphate shunt [Evidence IMP] [PMID 8299150]; GO_process: GO:0006098 - pentose-phosphate shunt [Evidence TAS] [PMID 8534086]), whose protein sequence is MTENELAVKEIRKLVIDCCRQNGSGHGGSAIGMAPLAVALWKYVLIYNPKNPNWFNRDRFILSNGHAGILLYIMLHISGYKSWTMDQLRGYAGPERLNDSKTTTICHGHPEIEYDGIEISTGPLGQGIANAVGMAIAAKNLGAQYNKDGFPMISSQIYCTTGDGCIQEGVALEAIAIAGHLALDNLTLIYDNNQVTCDGPAEWITSDDINAKFRSMGWHTIDVFDGDNSVETIVDALRLAKSYKDKPTVVNIRTTIGYKTKKSGTAAAHHGTFDDEDIALLMGSASTRDTHQIDPKVLDWFRERGSYGENIEMEWQKLLKKYESLYPSEATLLYQRITGEPINYAETLRNIKLEPGSVSTRTTNGQVFKELLDHHQQIFAGGADLWASNQLGTHSAFDRDHYENRVCRFGVREHAMVSISNGMSAYNKGTFIPLTATYFMFYLYGAAGIRMGALCGLQVIHMATHDSISEGQNGPTHQPVELDSLFRAMPNFIYIRPCDGEEVIGAWEVVLNARNSSSMLSLARDGNVYPVPNTDREKVNLGGYVVVKEEVEENLITLVSSGSELQFAVEAANILKTDHRCNVRVVSMPCFKLFQEQSIEYRLQTLGHESLIISVEPYISTVWAQICSASIAMTGYGHSGSPTSNYERYGFTPTSIAERVHRYATNKTVSNSRRFWELI, encoded by the coding sequence ATGACAGAAAACGAGTTAGCAGTTAAGGAAATTAGGAAACTGGTTATAGACTGTTGTAGACAGAATGGCTCTGGTCATGGAGGTTCTGCAATTGGAATGGCCCCTCTAGCAGTTGCTTTATGGAAGTACGTTTTGATCTATAATCcaaaaaatccaaactgGTTTAATCGTGATAGGTTTATTCTTTCCAACGGTCATGCTGGTATCCTTCTTTACATCATGCTTCATATTTCTGGCTATAAAAGTTGGACAATGGATCAGCTTCGAGGTTATGCGGGTCCAGAGCGACTTAATGATAGTAAAACGACCACGATTTGTCACGGACATCCAGAAATCGAATACGATGGGATAGAAATTAGTACCGGTCCACTAGGACAAGGTATTGCCAACGCAGTAGGCATGGCCATTGCTGCCAAAAATCTCGGTGCACAATATAATAAAGATGGATTTCCAATGATTTCATCTCAAATATATTGCACAACTGGTGATGGATGTATACAGGAAGGGGTAGCCCTTGAAGCAATCGCAATAGCCGGCCACTTGGCGCTGGATAATTTGACACTTATATACGATAACAACCAGGTGACATGCGACGGACCAGCTGAATGGATTACGTCAGATGATATCAATGCAAAATTCAGATCTATGGGATGGCACACTATTGACGTATTTGATGGAGATAACTCAGTTGAGACAATTGTAGATGCTTTGAGGCTCGCAAAGTCCTACAAGGACAAACCCACAGTAGTAAATATCAGAACCACAATCGGGTATAAGACTAAGAAATCGGGCACTGCGGCAGCACATCATGGAACttttgacgacgaggatATAGCTCTACTAATGGGAAGCGCGTCAACTAGAGATACGCATCAGATTGACCCGAAAGTTTTGGATTGGTTCAGGGAAAGAGGTTCTTATGGTGAGAATATCGAAATGGAATGGCAGAAACTCTTGAAGAAGTACGAAAGCCTCTATCCGTCTGAAGCCACTTTATTATATCAGAGGATTACAGGAGAGCCAATTAATTATGCCGAGACTCTACGTAACATCAAATTAGAGCCGGGGTCTGTCTCTACCCGGACCACCAATGGCCAAGTTTTTAAGGAATTATTAGACCATCATCAGCAAATATTTGCTGGAGGAGCCGATCTATGGGCGTCGAACCAGCTTGGAACACACTCTGCTTTTGATCGTGATCACTATGAAAATCGTGTATGTAGATTTGGGGTGAGAGAACACGCCATggtttcaatatcaaatgGAATGTCCGCTTATAATAAAGGAACATTCATCCCATTGACCGCAACGTACTTCATGTTTTATCTCTATGGAGCAGCGGGAATTAGAATGGGGGCTCTTTGTGGGCTTCAAGTAATCCACATGGCTACACATGATTCGATATCTGAGGGTCAAAATGGCCCCACTCATCAACCAGTTGAGCTTGATTCATTATTTCGAGCCATGCCCAACTTCATCTACATTCGACCTTGCGATGGTGAAGAAGTGATAGGTGCCTGGGAAGTAGTTCTTAATGCGAGAAATAGTTCTTCAATGCTCTCTCTAGCTAGAGACGGAAATGTATATCCAGTTCCTAACACCGATCGGGAAAAAGTAAACTTAGGAGGATATGTGGTCGTCAAGGAGGAAGTGGAAGAGAATCTCATCACCCTAGTCAGTAGTGGATCAGAGTTGCAATTTGCTGTTGAAGCTGCCAATATTCTGAAAACAGATCATAGATGTAATGTGCGAGTGGTCTCCATGCCTTGCTTCAAGCTCTTCCAAGAACAGTCTATAGAATACAGGCTACAAACTCTAGGACATGAATCTCTTATTATTAGCGTTGAGCCTTATATATCAACTGTTTGGGCGCAAATTTGTTCAGCAAGCATTGCCATGACGGGTTACGGTCATTCTGGATCTCCTACAAGCAATTACGAAAGATATGGATTTACCCCCACTTCAATAGCCGAAAGAGTACACAGATATGCCACCAACAAAACTGTCAGCAACTCTCGTAGATTCTGGGAACTGATATAA
- the TNA1 gene encoding Tna1p (High affinity nicotinic acid plasma membrane permease; responsible for uptake of low levels of nicotinic acid; expression of the gene increases in the absence of extracellular nicotinic acid or para-aminobenzoate (PABA); GO_component: GO:0016021 - integral component of membrane [Evidence IEA,IEA]; GO_component: GO:0016021 - integral component of membrane [Evidence ISM] [PMID 12192589]; GO_component: GO:0005887 - integral component of plasma membrane [Evidence ISS] [PMID 9678606]; GO_component: GO:0016020 - membrane [Evidence IEA,IEA]; GO_component: GO:0005739 - mitochondrion [Evidence IDA] [PMID 14576278]; GO_component: GO:0005739 - mitochondrion [Evidence IDA] [PMID 16823961]; GO_function: GO:0015663 - nicotinamide mononucleotide transmembrane transporter activity [Evidence IMP] [PMID 10869563]; GO_process: GO:0015890 - nicotinamide mononucleotide transport [Evidence IEP,IMP] [PMID 10869563]; GO_process: GO:0055085 - transmembrane transport [Evidence IEA]; GO_process: GO:0006810 - transport [Evidence IEA]), translating to MVTDKDVSTITELGVSRSYHEGEMTEDLQKTDARIYDKAAERRLCRKLDMRILPFIAVSYLFCALDKGNISNAKTDGLDKDLGMSASQWNIMLSIFYIPFVLFAFPITFIIKKYNAANVIPILMMCFGGLSLIATGVTNFGGIMAVRFLLGISESAFFPGIIYYLSTFYRRTELARRLSVFYAAANIANAFSGLLAFGVFQIKSHLHGWQYLFLIEGACTVIFAAIAFLCLPRSPAEAKFLSQEEKDLAFYRIQTDSSAVVGEKINFKDTVKVFLHPVTIGWLFQELCLGVPLNSINNWFPQIVASLGKGTVQTNLYTVAPNVSGAVCLLILAFASDYARLRSVFIMTAFFLSLMGFAVFGAIDTQKHVGVAYFSCFLMTAGGSASSVLTSTWYNNNTPGETRRAVLSAVGIPLANAAGLISANIFIDPPKYVTALGITAGFGGLGLIICACITLYMIFDNRRRNRLQGVKLTYQDVSTAVLADGPKNPQFRWMY from the coding sequence ATGGTGACCGATAAAGACGTTTCAACTATTACTGAGCTGGGAGTCTCGAGATCATATCACGAAGGTGAGATGACTGAGGATCTTCAGAAGACCGATGCCAGAATTTACGACAAAGCAGCTGAAAGACGGTTATGTCGTAAGCTGGATATGAGAATCCTTCCTTTTATTGCTGTCAGTTATCTGTTCTGTGCTCTAGATAAGGGTAATATCTCAAATGCCAAGACAGATGGCCTTGATAAAGACCTGGGCATGTCTGCTTCTCAGTGGAATATCATGTTGAGTATTTTCTATATTCcatttgttttatttgcaTTCCCCATCACGTTTATCATTAAGAAGTACAATGCTGCTAATGTCATTCCtattttgatgatgtgCTTTGGTGGCTTATCTCTGATCGCTACTGGTGTGACTAATTTCGGTGGTATCATGGCAGTCAGATTCTTGCTTGGTATCAGTGAATCAGCTTTCTTCCCTGGTATCATTTACTACTTGTCCACATTTTACAGAAGAACCGAGTTGGCTAGAAGACTATCTGTCTTTtatgctgctgccaatatCGCTAATGCTTTCAGTGGTTTGTTAGCTTTTGGTGTGTTCCAGATTAAGAGTCATCTTCATGGATGGCAATACTTGTTCCTTATTGAAGGTGCTTGTACTGTTATttttgctgctattgctttCTTGTGCTTGCCTAGATCTCCTGCTGAGGCTAAGTTTTTGAGCCAAGAGGAGAAGGATTTGGCTTTCTACCGTATCCAAACAGATTCCTCGGCTGTCGTTGGCGAGAAAATCAACTTCAAGGACACTGTTAAAGTGTTCCTTCACCCTGTCACTATTGGATGGTTGTTCCAAGAATTGTGTTTGGGTGTACCATTGAACTCTATTAATAACTGGTTCCCTCAAATTGTTGCAAGTCTTGGAAAGGGAACTGTTCAAACCAATTTGTACACAGTCGCTCCTAAtgtttctggtgctgtttGTCTATTGATTTTGGCCTTTGCATCCGATTACGCTAGACTTCGATCGGTTTTCATTATGACTGCATTTTTCCTTTCACTCATGGGCTTTGCTGTCTTCGGTGCCATTGATACTCAAAAGCACGTTGGTGTGGCATACTTCAGTTGTTTCCTTATGACTGCCGGTGGTAGTGCCAGCAGTGTTTTGACATCTACTTGGtataacaacaacactcCCGGTGAAACCAGAAGAGCTGTTTTGTCTGCTGTGGGTATTCCCTTGGCTAATGCTGCAGGCCTTATCTCTGCCAATATCTTCATCGACCCTCCAAAATATGTCACTGCCCTGGGTATCACTGCTGGTTTCGGTGGTCTCGGCTTGATTATTTGTGCCTGTATCACCTTGTATATGATTTTCGATAACAGAAGACGTAACCGTCTCCAGGGTGTCAAGCTCACTTACCAAGACGTTTCTACTGCTGTATTAGCTGACGGCCCCAAGAATCCTCAATTCAGATGGATGTATtag